Genomic window (Novosphingobium sp. 9U):
CGTGCACAGCTACTGGCAGTTCATCGCGCTCTACGCCGGCATGGGCACGATCGCGGTTGGCACCAACAGCACCGCCTACATGCGCGTGATCACCAGCTGGTTCGATCATCGTCGTGGCCTGGCGATCGGCATCGCCGGCAGCGGCACCGGTCTTGGCTTTGCCTACGTGCCGTTGCTGAGCCAGGCGCTGCTCGATCACGGTGGCTGGCGCATGGTCTACTTCGGTCTGGCCGGCGTGCTGTTGCTGGTGACCTTGCCGCTGGTGCTCATCGGCATCCGCGAGGCGGCCGCGCACGACGCCCCGCATGACCAACCCGATGTGCAGCAGGGGCAGAGCGGCGACAGCATGGGCGCAGCCATGCGCAAGCCTGACTTCTGGGTACTCGGCTCGATCTTCGTGGTGCTTGCCTTCGTGCTCTACGGCCTGATCCCGCATCTGGTGCCGATGCTGCAGGACCGCGGCGTCTCCGCTGCCGACGCGGCGGGCATCGCCTCGCTGTTCGGCATGGCCGCGTTCGCCGGTCGCTTGCTGATCGGGTTCATGGTCGACCAGTACGACGCGCGGCGTATCGCCATCCTGTTCTTCTCGCTCTCCGCGCTCGGCCTGGCGCTGCTCGCGCTGCCGCTGCCGGTCTGAGCCTTCCTGCCGGCCGCATTGCTGCTCGGCGGAAGCTTGGGCGCGGAAGTTGACATGCTCGCGTATCTCACCAGCCGCTACTTCGGCCTGCGCTGCTTTGCGCAGATCTTCTCGACGTTGTTCGCGGCAGTAATGATCGCGATGGGGCTGGGTCCGCTCGCGTTCGGCGCGGTGTTCGATGCGACCGGCTCGTACATCGCGGTGCTGGCGATTGGTGCGCCGATCTGCCTGGTGGCGTCGGGGCTGGTCCTGCTGCTCAGCCCTTATGGCCAGCGCGCGCGCGGCGGTCAGGTGTCGCTGACCTGAGCTGCGTTTAGCGCGCAGAAATAAGGGGAGCGCTCCGCGTGGAGCGCTCCCCTTTCTCTTTGCGGTCCAGCTGTCTTCAGGCGGCCTTCGCATCCTCGATTTGAACCCGGAAGCCCGAGCGGACCTGCGGATAGTAATCCCAGATCGCCAGGTGCTGGGTGCAGCGGTTGTCCCAGAACGCTACCGAGTGCGGCTCCCACTTGAAGCGGCACTGGAAACAGGCGTTCTCGACATGGCGGTAGAGGAAGTCGAGCACCGCTTCGCTCTCGGCCGGGGGGACTTCGTTGATGTGGCTGGTGAAGCCCTTGTTGACGAACAGCACCTTGCGGCCCGTCACCGGATGCTCGCGGATCACGGAGTGGGTGGAGATCGGGTACGATCCGGTCGGGTCGAAACGGCCGAATGCCAATCGCCCGTCGTGCACCGCCGTCAGGCCTTCGAGGTAGTCCTTCATCCGGTCCGACAGCGCGTCATAGGCCGCGTACATGCTGGAGAACGCGGTGTCGCCGCCTTCGGTCGGCAACGTATGCAGATAGAGGATGCTGCCCATCGGCGGCTTGGGCGCACAGGTCATGTCCGAATGCCATTCTTCCCCTGCAACGTGCTTCGACGTCTCGTCGGCGTGGAGCTTGCGCACTTCGGGGTGATCCGGGAGCCCCTTCAGCGCATGCGCCTGCAGGTTGCCGAAGTGTAGGCCCAGGCGCTTCAACGACACCGGATCGAGCGGCTGGTTTCGGAAGAAGATTACCTGGTGGTCAGCGATCGCCTGGTGCAGGTCGGTCACCTGCTCGGCCGAGAGCGGCTGGGTAAGGTCGACGCCGGAGATGATCGCGCCGATGCGCGGGGTCAGCTTCTCGGCCGTAATCGTTGCGTAGGACATGCAGGCTCCATCTAGGGTCGGCGCGGCAGCTTGGATCGCAGCATACCGCATTGCACGTATGATTGTATGACGATAATCTCAAGAACGCGCAAGTGGCGCGGGGCTCCTGTCGAGGTGAGGTTATGAGGAAACATAC
Coding sequences:
- a CDS encoding MFS transporter; protein product: MGSSGFRSWAIVVISLLGISTGPAAFGLSSIGIASEQLAREFGWSRTAISAAVSVMMLCTAACMPIAGKLIDTYGARRVLIPSVVILAACTGLLGFVHSYWQFIALYAGMGTIAVGTNSTAYMRVITSWFDHRRGLAIGIAGSGTGLGFAYVPLLSQALLDHGGWRMVYFGLAGVLLLVTLPLVLIGIREAAAHDAPHDQPDVQQGQSGDSMGAAMRKPDFWVLGSIFVVLAFVLYGLIPHLVPMLQDRGVSAADAAGIASLFGMAAFAGRLLIGFMVDQYDARRIAILFFSLSALGLALLALPLPV
- a CDS encoding TauD/TfdA family dioxygenase: MSYATITAEKLTPRIGAIISGVDLTQPLSAEQVTDLHQAIADHQVIFFRNQPLDPVSLKRLGLHFGNLQAHALKGLPDHPEVRKLHADETSKHVAGEEWHSDMTCAPKPPMGSILYLHTLPTEGGDTAFSSMYAAYDALSDRMKDYLEGLTAVHDGRLAFGRFDPTGSYPISTHSVIREHPVTGRKVLFVNKGFTSHINEVPPAESEAVLDFLYRHVENACFQCRFKWEPHSVAFWDNRCTQHLAIWDYYPQVRSGFRVQIEDAKAA